One genomic region from Bubalus bubalis isolate 160015118507 breed Murrah chromosome 12, NDDB_SH_1, whole genome shotgun sequence encodes:
- the SLC27A4 gene encoding long-chain fatty acid transport protein 4, producing the protein MLLGASLLGVLLFSWLVLKLPWTQVGFSLFFLYLGSGGWRFIRIFIKTVRRDIFGGTVLLRVKAKVRRYLRERRTVPILFAATVQRHPDKTALIFEGTDTHWTFRQLDDYSNSVANFLQAQGLASGDVVALFMENRNEFVGLWLGMAKLGVEAALINTNLRRDALLHCLTSSQARALVFGSEMAPAVLEIHANLDPSLNLFCSGPWEPSTVPTSTKHLDPLLEDAPKHQPSRPNKGFVDKLFYIYTSGTTGLPKAAIVVHSRYYRMAALVYYGFRMRPDDIVYDCLPLYHSAGNIVGIGQCLIHGMTVVIRKKFSASRFWDDCIKYNCTIVQYIGELCRYLLNQPPREAEGQHRVRMALGNGLRQCIWTDFCSRFHIPQVAEFYGATECNCSLGNFDGQVGACGFNSRILSFVYPIRLVRVNEDTMELIRGPDGLCIPCKPGEPGQLVGVIIQQDPLRRFDGYLNQGANDKKIAGDVFKKGDQAYLSGDVLVMDELGYVYFRDRTGDTFRWKGENVSTTEVEGTLSRLLDMADVAVYGVEVPGTEGRAGMAAVASSSGSCDLEHLAQLLQKELPLYARPIFLRFLPELHKTGTFKLQKTELRKEGFDPTVVKDQLFYLDARKGRYIPLDQEAYTRIQAGQEKL; encoded by the exons ATGCTGCTTGGGGCGTCTCTGTTGGGGGTGCTGCTGTTCTCCTGGCTGGTGCTGAAACTGCCCTGGACCCAAGTGGGGTTCTCCCTGTTCTTCCTCTACCTGGGGTCTGGCGGCTGGCGCTTCATCCGAATCTTTATCAAGACTGTCAGGCGTGATATCTT cgGCGGCACCGTGCTCCTGAGGGTGAAGGCCAAGGTCCGACGGTACCTACGGGAGCGACGCACAGTGCCCATCCTGTTCGCCGCCACAGTCCAGCGCCACCCGGACAAGACAGCCCTGATCTTCGAGGGCACAGACACACACTGGACCTTCCGGCAGCTGGACGACTACTCAAACAGCGTGGCCAACTTCTTGCAGGCGCAGGGCCTGGCCTCGGGCGATGTGGTCGCCCTCTTCATGGAGAACCGCAACGAGTTTGTGGGTCTGTGGCTGGGCATGGCCAAGCTGGGCGTGGAGGCGGCGCTCATCAACACCAACCTCCGGCGGGATGCGTTGCTCCACTGCCTGACCTCCTCCCAGGCCCGGGCCCTCGTCTTCGGCAGCGAGATGGCCCCAG CTGTCCTTGAGATCCATGCCAACTTGGATCCCTCGCTCAACCTCTTCTGCTCCGGTCCCTGGGAGCCCAGCACGGTGCCCACCAGCACGAAGCACCTGGACCCGCTCCTGGAAGATGCCCCCAAGCACCAGCCCAGCCGTCCCAACAAGGGCTTCGTAG ATAAGCTCTTCTACATCTACACGTCAGGCACCACCGGGCTGCCCAAAGCTGCCATCGTGGTGCACAGCAG GTATTACCGGATGGCTGCCCTGGTGTACTACGGCTTCCGCATGCGGCCCGACGACATCGTCTATGACTGCCTCCCCCTCTACCACTCTGCAG GAAACATCGTGGGAATAGGGCAGTGCCTGATCCACGGCATGACCGTGGTGATCCGGAAGAAGTTCTCGGCTTCCCGCTTCTGGGATGACTGTATCAAGTACAATTGCACG ATCGTGCAGTACATCGGCGAACTGTGCCGCTACCTCCTGAACCAGCCACCCCGGGAGGCGGAGGGCCAGCACCGGGTGCGCATGGCGCTCGGCAATGGCCTCCGGCAGTGCATCTGGACCGACTTCTGTAGCCGCTTCCACATCCCCCAGGTGGCTGAGTTCTACGGGGCCACGGAGTGCAACTGCAGCCTGGGCAACTTCGACGGCCAG GTGGGGGCCTGTGGCTTCAACAGCCGCATCCTGTCCTTCGTGTACCCCATCCGGCTGGTTCGCGTCAACGAGGACACCATGGAGCTGATCCGGGGCCCTGACGGCCTTTGCATTCCCTGCAAGCCAG GTGAGCCGGGCCAGCTGGTGGGCGTCATCATCCAGCAAGACCCCCTGCGGCGCTTCGATGGCTACCTGAACCAGGGTGCCAACGACAAGAAGATTGCCGGGGATGTCTTCAAGAAGGGGGACCAGGCCTACCTCAGCG GTGATGTGCTGGTGATGGACGAGCTGGGCTACGTGTATTTCCGCGACCGCACGGGGGACACGTTCCGCTGGAAAGGCGAGAACGTGTCCACCACCGAGGTGGAGGGCACGCTCAGCCGCCTGCTGGACATGGCCGACGTGGCCGTGTACGGCGTCGAGGTGCCAG GGACCGAGGGCCGGGCCGGCATGGCTGCTGTGGCCAGCTCCTCTGGCAGCTGTGACCTGGAGCACTTAGCCCAGCTCCTGCAGAAGGAGCTGCCGCTGTACGCCCGCCCCATCTTCCTGCGCTTCCTGCCTGAGCTGCACAAGACAG GGACCTTCAAGCTACAGAAGACAGAACTGCGGAAGGAGGGCTTTGACCCAACAGTTGTAAAAGACCAGCTGTTCTACCTGGATGCCCGGAAGGGCCGCTACATCCCACTGGACCAAGAGGCCTACACTCGCATCCAGGCAGGCCAGGAGAAGCTGTGA